The Streptomyces sp. NBC_00576 genome contains the following window.
TTACGCACGGTTCTGTGAGAGCCGAGGGGTGAGATCCCCCTCGGCTACTCGATCTGTTCGATCAGGACGCGGCTGCTGAGGGCTGTCTGCAACGGCTCGTTGAGGAGCGTGCTGCGCTCACTGGTGCGCTGGTGCGCTGGTGCGCTGGTGCGCTGGTGCGCTGGTGCGCTGGTGCGCTGGTGCGCTGGTGCGCTGGTGCAGCAGGCGCTCAGCGACAGCGGGCCGATCCGGCTCCTCCGGGTCCTGCCCGATGCCGGCGCGGCCGTCGGAACCACGGCTGTCGAGGCTCTGCTACGTCGGCCCGGCCCGGCCGGGTGAACTCCGCGGTACGTCGGTCCGGTCAGCCCGGGTGACGCCGGTGGCGGCCAGAATCCGCTCGCCCGAGACAGCGTTGTCGTCCTGTACCGCCATGGCCATCGCGGCGCGTGCCGACGAGGGGGCCGTCTCCGGAGGGATCACCAGGAACAGGAAATGGTCCTGGTCGCCCCGGGTGACGATCATCGTGCTGTCCCCGACGGCGGACCAGTCGATGCGGACTGGATGCCCCTCGACGACCAGATGGCCCGGTGCGCTGTCCCACGCGCTCGCGTCGAGGCCGACGCGGGCGATGGGGCCCAGCCTCGCAGTCAACGCGATGAGCAGTCCCGAGAGCTGGCTCTCAGGGTCGCGCGTCCTCGGCCACCACGCGCCGTCGAACGTCCCCGTGCGCTGGGACGTCGTCTCCATCCGCAGGACCGCGGTGCCGGGGAGCACCGGCTCACTGCTGGTGTCTGCCAGAAGCCTGACGGGGTGCGTGGCGGGGAGCATGGCGACTCACTTCTCTCCCGTACGGGTCCGGCGCCGTGGCCGGAGCCTTCTGCGTCCCCCGTCACGGTGGTCGCTGGTGCCGCTCGTTTGGACACGACCGCGAGCCCTCTGCGTGGGCAGAGTCGCGATGCGATCGCTGTGGGTCGCGGTGAACAGCTGAATCGCGAGTGCGCCCAGAGCGATCATCGCCAGAAGCACGATGACGGTCGCGAAGGTCTCCATGCCTGTCACCTTCCTGTTCCTTCCGCCGGAATCGGCACGTGGCCGAGGCCGACCGTCGCGGGGCTGCGAGAGGCCGTAGGACGGGCGTCCTGCCCGCCTTCGGAATCCCAGACCCGCTCCCGGACCGAGTCCCAGTCGGCCTCGGCCGCGGTCCGGAAGAACTCCGCCTCCTGGATCAGGCCGCTCGCTGTGAGACTCCACGAGGGATCCGTGGCTGTGGTCATCAGCCGGGCGGCCGTGACGGCACTGGTCCCGGGCGGGATCACCAGGAGGTCCCAGCGGCCGACGGTGTAGGAGAGCAGAAGCAGCTTGTGCGGGTCCTGCTCGGCCCTGAACCAGCCGACCTTCACCACATGCCCGTGGACGGGTACCCAGCGGGGGACGACCGGCCAGAACGTGGGGTTCACGGTGACATGCGTGATCCGCCCCCACAGCGGGTCCAGAACCGCGACGAGCGCCGGGAGTTCAGCCGCCAGATCGCGGGAGCGTGGCCACCACGCGCCGTCGATCAACGCAGGGGCACTGCCGGTCGGCGCCAGTCGGAGCCGCAGAAGCGGCGAAGCGGAAGAGGGGATCCGGTCTTCGACCGCAGGCTTGTGGAACATGGTTGCGGTCATGACGCCGCCCCTGCCCCGGGCCGACCTGCACCGGCCCGGCGTTGTGGCTCACCGAGAGCGACATGAGCGGGAAAGCCCACGTACGAAGTGTTCTCGGTAATTCCAGAGTACTCCCGGCCAGGGCCCGGCCTCGGCGGAGAGGACGCCGTCGAGCGCGCCGGGACAACACCGCGGCGCCTACGGAAACATCGGCCACGAGGACCTCGATGCCGATGACCAGCAGTTAGCCCAGGCCCCCCCGGCTGTCGCGCCGATGATTCCCAGGACGACAGCGACAAGGGCGAAGAAGAGGAAGTACGCCACGACTCGGACACCTCCCTTGGACCGTGCCGTCGCCGCGCAGCGGGAAGCCGGAAGCGCATCCCACGAGGCCGTCCGTCTCAGCGATCACCATGGCGAAGCCCGGCCGCCGGATGTCGGCGGTGAGACGGTCCCGCTCAGGCCCTGCGCCTGCCGGCGGTTTGCCCGGACCGGGTCCCCGGCGGACACGCGGGCGCGGGGCGCGGAGCGCGGCGTCATGGTCGAGCTCGCCGCAGAGGTCCGTGTGAACGTGATCGCTGCGGTGGAACGGATGACGCCCTGGTAAGGATGCGCGCGACTGCCCGTACGTGGTGACTGTGCCGCGTCGGGCAGGAGGCGTGAGCGTTTGCGGGTGGAGCCTCTGCGCGGGGGAATTGATCGGCAAGAACCGCTAAAATCCTCAAAGGACCTGTATCCGGCGTCCGGTGACCCGCTCCGGGGTGATGCGCACCCACAGTTCGCGGTCACCACCCGCCCACGGCGCGGAGCGGGCCGCGCCGACGAGGTGCCGGGTGGCGGCGGGGTCGGTGACCCATTCGGCACGGCCGACGACGAGGACGCTCCAGCCCTCGCTCAGCGCCTCGTCGATGTGGTCCACCTCGAAGGCGGCCTCGGCTCCGGCGGCCAGGGCCGGTGTGGCGCCGCGCGCCGTACTGAAGGCGACCGCGCCGTCCACGACCGTGTAGTTGACCGGCACGATGGCCGGGCCGTCGGGCGTGGACACCGAGACGCGTCCGACGCCGTGTGTGGACAGCCGGGCCCAGCACTCCCCGGGATCCAGTTCCGTCAGCTTGGGGTGGTACGCGGCCTGCCCGATGCCGGGTGGCAAGTCGACGTCACTGCCGCGCAGTTGGGCCACGGTGGTCTCCAGCACGCCGGCCAGCCTGATCAAGAAGCCCGTGCCCGGGGACGCGGTCGGCCTCTCCTCCAGGTACCGCAGGTAATCCGGAGCCGTGCCCGCCCGCTCGGCCACCTGCTCCCTGGTGAGCCCCAGTTCCTCGCGCCGAGCTGCCACCCGCCGTCCGATGTCTCCGGCGTTCCTCGTCGGTTCCGGCATGGCCGATCACTTCCTTTCGCCTTGTCACTCGTCGGTCATGAGACGGGGACGCCGGTCACGGTCCAGGCGCCCGACGGCCCGGGTGGACCGGCTCTCCGCGCGGGCGGTGCCGAATCCGGTCAGCCCCGCGGCGAGAGCCGCTGCCAGACCGGGCCAGGACGGCGGCGAGGTCTCCAGGACGGCCCGCAGGAACGGCACGTACAGCGCGGCGGCTCCCAGCCCCACCGCGGCCAGCACCGCCCAGGGCAGGAAGGGGTTCTCACGGGTGAGCAACTGCTCCCGCAGCCCCAGTACAACGCCAAGCTGGGCGGCCAGCAACGCGAGGAACAGCGTGGTCTGCCAGGGTTGTCCGGTGTGGCGGACCCAGAGCCCCGCGGCGAGGCTCGCGGCGGTGACCACAGTGCCGAGGCGGAGTATCCGCTGCCACAGCCCGCCGCCGAGCACATGCTGCCCGGGCGGGCGCGGCGGGCGGCGCATGGCGTGCCGGGAGACCGGCTCGGCGCCCATGGCGACGCCCGTCAGCATCCACAGGATCTGACCGGCCCGCAGGGGCAGGGCCAAGCCGAACAGCGGGCCGAGCAGCATGACGAGGATCTCCGCGACGCCGCCGGCCAGGGCGTAGAGCAGGAAGCGGCGGATGTTGTCGTAGACCCTGCGGCCCTCCTCCACCGCCGTGACCACGGTGGACAGTTCGTCGTCGGCGAGCACCAGGTCGGCGGCCTGCCGGGCGACTTCGGTTCCCCGGCGGCCCATGGCCACGCCGATGTCGGCCTGCCGCAGCGCCGGGCCGTCGTTGACGCCGTCGCCGGTCATGGCGGTGACGGCGCCACCGGCGCGCCAGGCCTGGACGATGTCCAGCTTCTGCTGGGGAGTGGTGCGGGCGAACACCCGGACCCGGGTGAGGTCCGGGACCTCCCCGGCGGCCAGTTGTCGGCCGGTGACCACCTCGTCGGAGGCGGTGTCGCCGGAGACGCCGCTGCCGGGGCCGAGGATGCCGACCCTGGTCGCGATGGCACGGGCGGTGGCCGGATGATCGCCGGTGATCAGCACCGGGGTGATGCCGGCCAGCCGGCAGGCCGTGACGGTCGCCTCGGCCGCCTCCTTGGGTGGGTCGCTGATGGCCACCAGGCCCATCAGCCGCAGCCCGGTCTCGGCGTCCTCGTACCGGGCCGGGAGGTCCGCGCGCAGGGCCGATGCCACGGCCAGGACGCGGAAGCCCTCGGCAGCGAGTGCGGCGGCCTCCTTGCGGACGCGCTCCAGCAGGTCGGGGCTCTCGTCCAGGATGCCGCCGTCGAGCACCGCCTCCGGCGCGCCCTTGAGACAGACCTCCACCTGGCCGGAAGGGGCGCGGTGCAGGGTGGTCATGCGCTTGCGGAGACTGTCGAACGGCACCTCGCCGATACGCGGGTGCGCGGGCAGCAGTTCGTCACGGTCACGGCCGGCCTTGACCGCGGAGGCGAGCAGCGCGGCCTCGGTGGGATCCCCGAGCGCGGTCCAGGCGTCAGTACCGTCAGCGCCCTTCGTACTACCGTTCCCGGGTGGCCGCAGCGAGGCGTCGTTGCACAGGGCCGCCGCCGTGAGCAGGTCCTGTACGGCACGCAGCGCGGCGGGGTCGGGGGACTCGCCCGCGACGAGGACCTCACCGGCGGGCCCGTAGCCGGAACCGGTGAGCGTGGCCGTGCCCCGAGCGGTCCAGACCCGTTCCACGACCATCCGGCCCTCCGTGAGGGTGCCGGTCTTGTCGGTGGCCAGCATGGTGACCGAGCCGAGAGTCTCCACCGCGGACAGCCGCCGTACCAGCGCGTGGCGGCCGGCCATCCGCCGGGCACCGAGCGCCAGGCCGAGGGTGACGACAGCGGGCAGCGACTCGGGGACGGCGGCCACGGCGAGGCTGATCGCGACGACCGCCATGGCCTGCGGCGACTGGCCGCGGGCCAGGCCGAGAACGAAGACGATCAGGCACAAACCCACCGCCACCAGGGCCAGTACCCGGCCGAGGCCGGCCAGCCGGCGTTGCAGCGGGGTGGGCTCGGGGTGGGGGTGCAGCAGGGCGGCGATGCGGCCGAGAGCACTGTGTGGTCCGGTCGCGGTGACGGTCGCGACGGCCCGGCCCCGTACCACGACGGTACCCGCCTGGAGCCGTGCGGCGTCCGGGTCGTCGGCCCGCGCGTCCTTGTCCACGGGCACCGACTCCCCGGTCAGCGCCGACTCGTCGACCAGCAGCGCGGACGACTCGGCCAGCGAGGCGTCGGCGGGGACGATGTCACCCTCTCCGAGCACCAGCGCGTCGCCCGGTACGACGGCCGCGGACGCCACCTCGCGCTCGGTGCCGCCGCGCAGTACCCGGGCTGTCGGGGCGGTCATGGCGGACAGCGCGGCGACGGCGTTGTCCGCGCGTACCTCCTGGGCCACCGTTCCTGTGGACTGAGCGGGAGTGGGTCCTCTCAGCCGCGCGCCCCGAACGGTCTTGGGCGAGCTGGTCCCCGGCGTACTCGACCCCGGGGCGGCGACACGCATCCTGTGCGTGGTCCGGGCCCGGGAGGCCAGTTCCCTGCGCGACCTGGCCAATTGGGTACGGCCAGAGGCGACGGAGAGGCCCTGAACCATCCACTGGTGGAGCAGGGGCCCCGCCCACTGACGCCGCACCCGGTGTCCCAGGTCGCACGACCACGCTAACCCCAACGGCCCAGAGCACCGCAAGCCCAGGAGTCGACCATCACACGATCGAGCGAATTCGACCTTGTGCGCACTCCTTGGTGAGCAGTTCCCCCCCACGGCGGTGTTCGCCACGATCACCAGGGCGATGACCACCGCGTCCGCGTGGTCCCCGGTCGCCACGGTGAGCGCCACCGCCGCCAGCAGGATCCGGATCATCGGATCGCGCAGTTGCGCGCCGACCCGCGAGCGCAGCGGTATCCGGCGCTGCGCGCAGGGACCAGTGAGGGCCCACGCCCGCCACCAACTCACCCTCGTGCCCATGGCCGATCCCGCTTTCCGAACACGGCGGTACGCGTGACCCCGCAGCGACGGTCGCACACACACCGCACACCGGAGCGGGGCCCATCGGCCCGTACAAGGGGCCGATGGGCCCCGTTTGGCTGTCGCCGGAGGCCGACGAGTGCCGCTCCGACCGACGAACGTCCGCACTGCGGGCCCAGTTCGACAGTCCGCCACAAGTCGGGGAGATCCAGGCGACGTCCACAAGCACAGCCGCCAGTTTGTACCCCGGTCGGCTCGGGAGATGAGGACCAACGGCCCCTGCCGTGGGAGCCGGCCCCTGGCGATCCTTGCGGGGACGGCGTGGTCGGGCCACCACGGCCACGAACCCGGGACGCGACCGTCCGACGGCACTTTTGAGGAGCCGAGAAGACCATGCCTACGATGCCCCGCCCTGCGAAGCCGGAGAACCCGGCAGGCAAGTCCTCGACGAGTAGCCCGGCGGATCAACCACAGGAAGCCATCGACTCGCCCCGGTCGCCCGGCCCCGCCACGAACGCGCAGGCCCAGGTGCCGCGGTCGGCCGGCCGACGGTGGCTGATGCTGGCGCTTGCCACGGCCGGGTTCGCGGTGAACTTCTGGGCCTGGGCGCTGCTGAGCCCGCTCGGCCCGCGGTTCAAGGACAGCCTGCAACTGAGCGCGTTCCAGCAGGCGTTACTGGTCGCCGTGCCGGTGGTGGTGGGCTCGTTGGGCCGCATACCGGTGGGTGCGCTGACGGACCGGTTCGGCGGTCGGGTGATGTTCCCGCTGGTCTCCGCGGCCACCATCGTCCCCGTCCTGTACCTGGGGCTGGCCGGACACTCCTCCCTGAACCAGCTGCTGGTGGGCGGGTTCTTTCTCGGTATCGGCGGCACCGCGTTCGCGGTGGGGGTGCCCTTCGTCAGTGCCTGGTTCCCGCCCGAGCGCCGGGGGCTCGCGATCGGTGTCTTCGGTGCCGGGATGGGCGGCACCGCCATCAGCGCCCTGACCACGGTGAACCTGGTGAAGTCGCACAGTCTGGCCACCCCGTTCGTGGTGACCGCGATCGTGCTGGCCGGCTATGCGGCGCTGGCCGCGTTCCTGCTGCGCGACGCTCCGGGCAGGGCTGTGCCGGCCGGGACCATGACGGGCCGGCTCGCCGCCACCCTCAGGCTCGGTGTCACCTGGCAGGCATCGGCGCTGTACGCGGTCGCGTTCGGCGGCTATGTAGCCTTCTCCGTCTATCTGCCCACCTACCTCAAGTCCGGTTACGGCCTCGCGCAGGCTGACGCGGCCAACCGGATGGCCGGGTTCGTGCTGCTGGCGGTGGTGATGCGGCCGGTCGGCGGCTGGTTGTCCGACCGGCTGCGTCCCACCCGTGTGCTGGCCGTGGCGCTCGCCGTGGTCACGGTGAGCGCGGCCGTACAGGCCTTCGCCCCGCCGCTGGCCCCGCTGGGCACCATCGCGTTCCTGGCGATCGCCGGCGCGCTCGGCGCGGGCAGCGGTGCCACCTTCGCCCTCGTCGCCCTGCTCGCCCCGGCCGGCAAGGTCGGCGCCGTCACCGGCGTCGTCGGCGCGGCCGGCGGGCTGGGCGGCTTCGTCCCACCACTGCTGATGGGTTCCCTCTACGGCGCCTACGGCAACTACGCGCTCGGGCTGGCCCTGCTCGCCCTGATCGCCGCCACCGCCCTGGCATTCACCGCGACCACCGTCCGCAAGGCCGTCACCGGCGGCGTCCACCGCACCCCGACGGCCATCGCCCCGGCCTGAGACGAGTCACCATGTGTGAGTACTGCGGCTGCCAGGCATTACCCCAGATCGCCGAACTGACCCGTGAACACGACCAGGTCGTCAATCTCGTCGGGGACATCCGTACCGCGCACCGCGACGCTGACGTCCCCCGGATGGCGTGGATCGCGCGTCGCGTCTCCGCCGTACTCGTGCCGCACACGGCGGTGGAGGAGCAGGGTCTCTTCCCGCCGCTGACGGAGGAGTTTCCCGACGGCATGGCGGCACTCCGGGCCGAACACCGGCATGTCGAGGCCGTCCTCGACGAGGCCGCGGCGGGCGTCCCGGCCGACCCCGGCTGGCCCCGGCGGCTCCTGGACGCCCTGGATCTGCTGCGCGACCACATCCTCAAGGAACAGGACGGCGTGTTCCCCGCCGCCCTGGCCGGGCTGAGCACCGAGGACTGGGAGGCCATGGACGCGGTCCGCTCCCGCGTCGGAACGATGAGCACGGATTTCGCCACAACGGGGTTCGCCACGACGGAGTTCTCGACAGAAGCCGGTGTCGACATCGATCAGCACGCCGGATCACAGCAGGACGGGCCGCTGACGCCCGGGAAGGCAGCATCGTGACCCCACGAACCCCACGAACCGACCCGCAGGCACGCCAACCAGCTCGCCTGGACGGTGAGTTGGCGGACGCGCTGGTGGGCACCCGCCGGTTCTTCACCCGAGCCGAGGTCTCCGCCGACCACCGCACCCTGTACAAGATCGGTGGCCGGAAAGCCGACGATTTCTACCGGGACCGCTGGAGCCACGACAAGGTGGTGCGCTCCACCCACGGGGTGAACTGCACCGGCTCGTGTTCGTGGAAGGTGTACGTCAAGGACGGGATCATCACCTGGGAGTCCCAGCAGACCGATTACCCCACGGTCGGCCCGGACAGCCCGGAGTACGAGCCGCGCGGCTGCCCGCGCGGCGCCGCGTTCTCCTGGTACACCTACTCGCCCACCCGGGTCCGCTACCCCTATGTGCGCGGAGTGCTCCTGGAGATGTACCGGGAGGCCAGGGCCCGCCTCGGTGACCCGGTGCTGGCGTGGGCGGACGTCGTCTCCGACCCGGAGCGGTCCCGGCGCTACAAGTCGGCGCGCGGCAAGGGCGGCCTGGTACGGGCGAGTTGGGACGAGGCGAGCGAGATGATCGCCGCCGCGCACGTCCACACCATCAAGGAGTACGGTCCCGACCGGCTGGCCGGGTTCTCGCCGATACCGGCGATGTCGATGGTCTCCCATGCCGCCGGTGCCCGCTTCTACTCGCTGCTGGGCGGGGTGATGCTGTCGTTCTACGACTGGTACGCCGACCTGCCGGTCGCCTCGCCGCAGGTCTTCGGGGACCAGACCGACGTACCGGAGTCCGGCGACTGGTGGGACGCCGGCTATCTGATCATGTGGGGCTCGAACCTGCCGGTGACCCGCACCCCGGACGCGCACTGGATGGCGGAGGCCCGTTACCGGGGCCAGAAGGTGATCGCGGTCGCTCCGGACTACGCCGACAACGTGAAGTTCGCCGACGAGTGGCTGCCCGCCGCGCCCGGCACCGACGGGGCGCTGGCCATGTCGATGGGGCATGTGATCCTCAAGGAGTTCTTCGTCGACCGCCAGGTCGGTTACTTCACCGACTACGTCAAGCGCTACACCGACCTGCCCTTCCTCGTCACCCTCGAACAGCGCGGCACGGGGCCGGACTTGACGTACGCGCCGGGGAAGTTCCTCACCGCCGCCGACCTGGGCGGCACGGCGGCCGAGGCGGAGAACGCGGAGTTCAGGACCGTCCTCCTCGACGCCGTCACCGGCGAGCCCGTCGTCCCGAACGGTTCGCTGGGCCACCGCTACGGCGAGTCCGGCGCCGGGAAGTGGAACCTCGACCTCGGCGACACCGACCCTCTGCTGACGGCGGCGGCGGCGGTGGCGGCGGCGGACGGTGAGATACGGGATGCCGTAACCGTGGAGCTGACCCGGTTCGACACCCCGGACGGGACCGCCGGAAAGCTGCGGCGAGGTGTCCCCGTACGCCGGGTCGCCGGGCAACTGGTGACCACGGTGTTCGACCTGCTCCTCGCCCAGTACGGCGTGGCCCGCGACGGGCTGCCGGGCATCTGGCCGAGCGGCTACGACGACCCCGACCAGCCCTACACCCCTGCCTGGCAGGCGGCCGTCACCGGGGTGGCCGGTGAGACGGCGGCCCGCATCGCGCGCGAGTTCGCCACCAACGCCGAGGAGTCCAGGGGCCGTTCAATGATCATCATGGGGGCGGGGACCAACCACTGGTTCCACTCCGACACCATCTACCGCTCCTTCCTCACCCTGACGACACTGACCGGCTGCCAGGGCGTCAACGGCGGCGGCTGGGCCCACTACGTGGGGCAGGAGAAGGTCCGCCCGATCACCGGCTACTCGGCCATCGCGACGGCCGCAGACTGGCACCGGCCCGCCCGGCAGATGATCCAGACCGCCTACTGGTACCTGCACACCGACCAGTTCCGCTACGACCCCTTCAGCGCCGACACCCTCGCCGCCGCGGGCGCGGGCGGCACGTTCGCCGGGAAGAGCACCGCCGATGTGATCGCGGCCTCGGCCCGGATGGGCTGGATGCCGTCCTACCCGACCTTCGACCGCAACCCGCTCACCCTCGCCACGGACGCGGAAGCCGCCGGGCAGGAGGTGCCGGAGTACGTCGTGGACGAACTGAAGGCAGGCAGGTTGCGGTTCGCGGGCGAGGACCCGGACGCGCCGGAGAACTTCCCCCGGGTGCTGACCATTTGGCGGGCGAACCTGCTCGGCTCCTCCGCCAAGGGCAACGAGTACTTCCTCAAGCACCTGCTCGGCACCGACTCCGCCGTACGCGCCACCGAGGCGCCGCCCGACGCCCGCCCGCGCGATGTGGTGTGGCGGGACGAGGCGCCGGTGGGCAAGCTCGACCTGCTGCTCACCCTGGACTTCCGGATGACCAGCACCACCGTCTACTCCGACATCGTCCTTCCGGCCGCGACCTGGTACGAGAAGCACGACCTCAACACCACGGACATGCACCCGTTCGTGAACTCCTTCAACCCGGCCATCCCGCCGCCGTGGCAGACCCGCACCGACTGGGATGCCTTCAACACGATCGCGGCGGCGTTCAGCCGTCTCGCCGAAGGGCGGCTCGGTACCGAAAAGGACGTGGTGGCAGCGCCGTTGCTGCACGACACCCCCGACGCGATGGCCACCCCGCACGGCCGCGTCCGGGACTGGAAGGCAGGCGAGTGCGAGCCGGTCCCCGGCCGGACCATGCCCAGGCTGGTGGTGATCGAGCGCGACTACCCGGCCGTCGCCGACCGGATGACCGCCCTCGGCCCGCTCCTGGACACCCTGGGCGCCACCACCAAGGGCGTCACCTTCGACGTACGGCAGGAGCTGGAGTACCTGCGGCACAAGAACGGCACTGTACGCGGCGGTCCGGCCGACGGCCGCCCGTCGATCGCCAGGGACGTACACGTCTGCGAAGCGATCCTCGCCCTCTCCGGAACCACCAACGGGCACCTGGCCACCCAGGGTTTCCGCACCCTGGAGGCCCGTACCGGCGTCAAGCTGGCCGACCTGGCCGCCGAGGCCGAGGGCAAGCGGGTCACCTTCGCCGACACCCAGGCGGGCCCCGTCCCGGTCATCACGTCGCCGGAGTGGTCGGGGACGGAGTCCGGCGGGCGCCGCTACTCGCCGTTCACCATCAACGTCGAACGGCTCAAGCCCTGGCACACTTTGACGGGCCGTCAGCATTTCTTCATCGACCACGACTGGATCGCCGAACTCGGCGAGTGGATGCCCGTCTACCGGCCGCCGCTCAACATGCACGCCCTCTTCGACGAGCCCGAGGTGGGTGATCAGGGCGAACTCGGCATCACCGTGCGGTACTTGACCCCGCACAACAAGTGGTCCATCCACTCCGAGTACCAGGACAACCTGTTCATGCTCTCGCTCTCCCGGGGCGGCCCGACCGTCTGGATGAGCAAGGAGGACGCGGCGAAGATCGGCGTGCACGACAACGACTGGATCGAGGCGGTCAACCGCAACGGCGTCGTCGCCGCCCGCGCGGTCGTCTCGCACCGTATGCCGGAAGGCACCGTCTACATGCACCACGCCCAGGACCGGCTCATCGACGTCCCCCGCACCGAGACCAACGGGCGGCGCGGCGGCGTCCACAACTCGCTGACGCGGCTGCTGGTCAAGCCGAGCCATCTCATCGGCGGCTACGCCCAGTTGACGTACGCCTTCAACTACCTCGGCCCGACCGGCAACCAGCGCGACGAGGTCACCGTCATCCGCCGCCGCACCGACCAGGAGGTGACGTACTGATGGCCCCGATAGCCGCGACGCCTCCGCCCGCATCACCCGGCCGCCGGGTCATGGCGCAGATGGCGATGGTGATGAACCTCGACAAGTGCATCGGCTGCCACACCTGCTCGGTCACCTGCAAACAGGCATGGACCAACCGCCCCGGCGTGGAGTACGTGTGGTTCAACAACGTCGAGACCCGCCCCGGGCAGGGCTACCCGCGCCGCTACGAGGACCAGGAGAAATGGCGCGGCGGCTGGGACCTCAACAAGCGCGGCAACCTGAAGCTGAAGGGCGGCGGCCGGTTCAAAAAACTCATCAACATCTTCTCCAACCCCACGCTGCCCTCACTCGACGACTACTACCAGCCCTGGACGTACGACTACGAGACGCTGACCAACGCGCCGCTCCAGGAACACACCCCGGTCGCCCGCCCCAAGTCCCTGATCACCGGCAAGGACATGAAGATCACCTGGTCGGCCAACTGGGACGACAACCTCGGCGGCTCTGCCGACCACGGCGACAAGGACGTACTGCTCGCCGGGATCGCCGAGAAGGTCAAGTTCGAGTTCGAGCAGACCTTCATGTTCTATCTGCCGCGGATCTGCGAGCACTGCCTCAACCCGTCCTGCGTCGCCTCCTGCCCCTCCGGCGCGATCTACAAGCGTTCCGAGGACGGCATCGTGCTGGTCGACCAGGACCGCTGCCGGGGCTGGCGGATGTGCGTGTCCGGCTGTCCGTACAAGAAGATCTACTTCAACCACCGCACCGGCAAGGCCGAGAAGTGCACCTTCTGCTTCCCGCGCATCGAGGTCGGCCAGCCCACCGTCTGCGCCGAGACCTGCGTCGGCCGGCTCCGCTACATCGGCCTGGTCCTCTACGACCCCGACCAGGTCCTCGAAGCCGCCTCCACCCCCGACGACACCGACCTCTACGAGGCGCAGCGGAAGGTCTTCCTCGACCCCGAGGACCCGCAGGTGGCCGCCGACGCCGAGCGGTCGGGCATCCCCCGGGACTGGATCGAGGCCGCCCGGCGCTCCCCGGTCCACGCGCTGATCAACACCTTCAAGGTCGCCCTGCCACTGCACCCGGAGTACCGCACGCTGCCCATGGTCTGGTACATCCCGCCGCTGTCCCCGGTCGTGGACGTGATCCGCGACACCGGCTACGACGCCGAGGACCGCGGCAACCTGTTCGCCGCGATCGACGCCCTGCGCATCCCCGTGGACTATCTCGCCCAGCTGTTCTCCGCCGGCGACCCGGCCCCCGTCGACGCCGTGCTGCGACGGCTGGCCGCCATGCGCAGCTACATGCGCGACATCAACCTCGGCCGCGAACCCGACGCGAGCATCCCCGCCGCGGTGGGGATGACCGAGGAGCAGATGTACGACATGTTCCGGCTGCTGGCGCTGGCCAAGTACGAGGACAGGTACGTCATCCCGCCCGCGCACGCCGAACAGGCGCACAGCCTGGAGGAGTTGGCCACCGAGTGCAGCCTCGATTTCGAGGACGGCCCCGGCATGGGCGGGTCGGGTCCGTTCGGCGAGGCGTCCGGCGACGCTCCGGCTCCGATCGCCGTGGAGAACTTCCACCTGCAGCGCGACCGCCAGAGAGCCGACGTCATGGACACCCCAGCCGATTCCCCGGCCGCCCCAGGCGACAAGTCCACCCGGCTCAACCTCCTCAACTGGGACGGCAACGGCCGCCCCCAGGGCCTGTTCCCCAGCTCCTCCGGAGACGACGAGAGCGAGCCGCGCCCATGACCCGCGAAGGCACCGCCCGCAACCCCGCCGCCTGGCAGGTCCAGTCCCTGCTCCTCGGCTATCCCGACGAGCGGCTCCTC
Protein-coding sequences here:
- a CDS encoding DUF5994 family protein; the protein is MTATMFHKPAVEDRIPSSASPLLRLRLAPTGSAPALIDGAWWPRSRDLAAELPALVAVLDPLWGRITHVTVNPTFWPVVPRWVPVHGHVVKVGWFRAEQDPHKLLLLSYTVGRWDLLVIPPGTSAVTAARLMTTATDPSWSLTASGLIQEAEFFRTAAEADWDSVRERVWDSEGGQDARPTASRSPATVGLGHVPIPAEGTGR
- a CDS encoding cation-translocating P-type ATPase, with product MAQEVRADNAVAALSAMTAPTARVLRGGTEREVASAAVVPGDALVLGEGDIVPADASLAESSALLVDESALTGESVPVDKDARADDPDAARLQAGTVVVRGRAVATVTATGPHSALGRIAALLHPHPEPTPLQRRLAGLGRVLALVAVGLCLIVFVLGLARGQSPQAMAVVAISLAVAAVPESLPAVVTLGLALGARRMAGRHALVRRLSAVETLGSVTMLATDKTGTLTEGRMVVERVWTARGTATLTGSGYGPAGEVLVAGESPDPAALRAVQDLLTAAALCNDASLRPPGNGSTKGADGTDAWTALGDPTEAALLASAVKAGRDRDELLPAHPRIGEVPFDSLRKRMTTLHRAPSGQVEVCLKGAPEAVLDGGILDESPDLLERVRKEAAALAAEGFRVLAVASALRADLPARYEDAETGLRLMGLVAISDPPKEAAEATVTACRLAGITPVLITGDHPATARAIATRVGILGPGSGVSGDTASDEVVTGRQLAAGEVPDLTRVRVFARTTPQQKLDIVQAWRAGGAVTAMTGDGVNDGPALRQADIGVAMGRRGTEVARQAADLVLADDELSTVVTAVEEGRRVYDNIRRFLLYALAGGVAEILVMLLGPLFGLALPLRAGQILWMLTGVAMGAEPVSRHAMRRPPRPPGQHVLGGGLWQRILRLGTVVTAASLAAGLWVRHTGQPWQTTLFLALLAAQLGVVLGLREQLLTRENPFLPWAVLAAVGLGAAALYVPFLRAVLETSPPSWPGLAAALAAGLTGFGTARAESRSTRAVGRLDRDRRPRLMTDE
- a CDS encoding helix-turn-helix domain-containing protein, with amino-acid sequence MPEPTRNAGDIGRRVAARREELGLTREQVAERAGTAPDYLRYLEERPTASPGTGFLIRLAGVLETTVAQLRGSDVDLPPGIGQAAYHPKLTELDPGECWARLSTHGVGRVSVSTPDGPAIVPVNYTVVDGAVAFSTARGATPALAAGAEAAFEVDHIDEALSEGWSVLVVGRAEWVTDPAATRHLVGAARSAPWAGGDRELWVRITPERVTGRRIQVL
- a CDS encoding MFS transporter; protein product: MLALATAGFAVNFWAWALLSPLGPRFKDSLQLSAFQQALLVAVPVVVGSLGRIPVGALTDRFGGRVMFPLVSAATIVPVLYLGLAGHSSLNQLLVGGFFLGIGGTAFAVGVPFVSAWFPPERRGLAIGVFGAGMGGTAISALTTVNLVKSHSLATPFVVTAIVLAGYAALAAFLLRDAPGRAVPAGTMTGRLAATLRLGVTWQASALYAVAFGGYVAFSVYLPTYLKSGYGLAQADAANRMAGFVLLAVVMRPVGGWLSDRLRPTRVLAVALAVVTVSAAVQAFAPPLAPLGTIAFLAIAGALGAGSGATFALVALLAPAGKVGAVTGVVGAAGGLGGFVPPLLMGSLYGAYGNYALGLALLALIAATALAFTATTVRKAVTGGVHRTPTAIAPA
- a CDS encoding DUF5994 family protein; its protein translation is MLPATHPVRLLADTSSEPVLPGTAVLRMETTSQRTGTFDGAWWPRTRDPESQLSGLLIALTARLGPIARVGLDASAWDSAPGHLVVEGHPVRIDWSAVGDSTMIVTRGDQDHFLFLVIPPETAPSSARAAMAMAVQDDNAVSGERILAATGVTRADRTDVPRSSPGRAGPT